Proteins found in one Aethina tumida isolate Nest 87 chromosome 1, icAetTumi1.1, whole genome shotgun sequence genomic segment:
- the LOC109597329 gene encoding ITG-like peptide isoform X2, with protein sequence MPTLVTILALCLVGRQAHAWGGLFNRFSPEMLQNLGYGGHGGFARGDGDEGILEEFAKEGDMDPCYGKPCTANEHCCPGSVCVDVDGVVGSCVFAYGRRVGELCRRDSDCESGLVCAEAEPDVPTRVCRPPVHQDKQYSETCNMSSECDISRGLCCQLQRRHRQAPRKVCSYFKDPLVCIGPVAIDQIKNAVQHTAGEKRITGMAYKRPMH encoded by the exons ATGCCGACACTCGTCACAATCTTGGCTCTATGCCTCGTCGGACGGCAGGCACACGCATGGGGTGGCCTCTTTAACAGATTCTCCCCAGAAATGCTCCAAAATCTCGGCTACGGAGGCCACGGTGGATTTGCC CGTGGTGATGGAGATGAAGGCATCCTCGAGGAGTTTGCAAAGGAGGGTGACATGGACCCCTGCTACGGAAAACCGTGCACAGCCAACGAACACTGTTGTCCCGGCTCCGTTTGCGTCGACGTTGATGGAG tTGTCGGTTCCTGTGTGTTCGCCTACGGACGTCGAGTGGGTGAGCTTTGCCGACGGGACAGCGACTGCGAATCCGGCTTGGTTTGCGCCGAGGCAGAGCCCGACGTACCAACAAGAGTCTGCAGACCCCCGGTACACCAGGATAAACAGTACTCCGAAACATGCAACATGAGCAGCGAGTGCGACATATCCCGCGGCCTCTGCTGTCAGCTACAACGTCGTCACAGACAGGCCCCCCGCAAG gtTTGCTCTTACTTCAAAGACCCGTTGGTATGCATAGGCCCAGTTGCCATCGATCAGATCAAAAACGCTGTACAACATACAGCGGGTGAGAAACGCATCACCGGCATGGCATACAAAAGACCCATGCACTAA
- the LOC109597329 gene encoding ITG-like peptide isoform X1 yields MPTLVTILALCLVGRQAHAWGGLFNRFSPEMLQNLGYGGHGGFAGELDLEEKLRGDGDEGILEEFAKEGDMDPCYGKPCTANEHCCPGSVCVDVDGVVGSCVFAYGRRVGELCRRDSDCESGLVCAEAEPDVPTRVCRPPVHQDKQYSETCNMSSECDISRGLCCQLQRRHRQAPRKVCSYFKDPLVCIGPVAIDQIKNAVQHTAGEKRITGMAYKRPMH; encoded by the exons ATGCCGACACTCGTCACAATCTTGGCTCTATGCCTCGTCGGACGGCAGGCACACGCATGGGGTGGCCTCTTTAACAGATTCTCCCCAGAAATGCTCCAAAATCTCGGCTACGGAGGCCACGGTGGATTTGCC GGTGAATTGGATTTAGAAGAGAAACtg CGTGGTGATGGAGATGAAGGCATCCTCGAGGAGTTTGCAAAGGAGGGTGACATGGACCCCTGCTACGGAAAACCGTGCACAGCCAACGAACACTGTTGTCCCGGCTCCGTTTGCGTCGACGTTGATGGAG tTGTCGGTTCCTGTGTGTTCGCCTACGGACGTCGAGTGGGTGAGCTTTGCCGACGGGACAGCGACTGCGAATCCGGCTTGGTTTGCGCCGAGGCAGAGCCCGACGTACCAACAAGAGTCTGCAGACCCCCGGTACACCAGGATAAACAGTACTCCGAAACATGCAACATGAGCAGCGAGTGCGACATATCCCGCGGCCTCTGCTGTCAGCTACAACGTCGTCACAGACAGGCCCCCCGCAAG gtTTGCTCTTACTTCAAAGACCCGTTGGTATGCATAGGCCCAGTTGCCATCGATCAGATCAAAAACGCTGTACAACATACAGCGGGTGAGAAACGCATCACCGGCATGGCATACAAAAGACCCATGCACTAA